In Anopheles cruzii chromosome X, idAnoCruzAS_RS32_06, whole genome shotgun sequence, one genomic interval encodes:
- the LOC128273915 gene encoding protein virilizer encodes MDDSELPELLFFDTFSHDTYERNLDLVQFPNPVYITEVRIIPLGARVHADFPGGVRLGATNPSNFHIELFVNDLGKPGAAVFESLGEFEYNQNNCIHLQSSARRIPTDGLVLKGWYTTMTLAVYGILTTSIVEPIVSPREMTPHPSDVNTLLIGGGHESGSIAEPLHGGCGGEWVQEGPSGMMVIVNPNEVFVQKEYPDDNSEDAPKDPRPYARRAAAAAAAAIAVSAASPPEPIYEPLESGKILPGPADCDLAPDKRSGKYPPLRSSDPVQQEQQYAYESVRSPRMRRHSNRDEFSRSPSLCKEYDSPPALAKQQAQHGPREPEWSRSPDYLEQPANQHLEQPPLPPLSRSRRLRSDSFDRLRREPSFERLEKEDRRRPRSPLDSPRRPRSPDRNESSPDGMDEEEVEDLEMLVDEEEDVEEEEGLRHSFHRGPPAVAAPMASGGKYGRDKRGGGMLMSGGPESRSPVKHTPSGGYGGGPRSNVSQGPQHQAHGHRHHHHQHQQYHHHYQQQQQQQQQQPPPQQHQHQHHHQHHHHHHHYQQQLQQQQQQALSSSGATTPPLPCEPVTITPVASPVITSNEEDTVSVTEQFEPILSDEEIPEDYDYDSECEFVSDYCKPFNPITTPLVRYERPDECSFGVIEQKMLASIEHLLAQERYGRKATENFLHESAEWRERFVDYAEQLVQHFSQLLQKYEARESFLHLLEQWIVDGWPGVETLINCIRIGLDFDRAMVQVQPAMKLRHMKAGIRLAEFVGPYECFMRAILQQDDFNLFDRFLGLYSQNFMALSIKLMIIRSMYACLDTQFALKYFLSASYNGYQILLDLLQENPSTRIAFALKSLLRKITLHETVELIGTTVPQLYEQQLKDANRAATGTPPLPVPETMELLHSLLTELAKAISLNEIVLSQPKRFLPVTAKFEIHKDLSSLTNVNRTIVQFFRTHRLLESLVMLLDLKATPGPLCETILNLVAILLSSLPKLRYLVERAPISNLLHKWLFQQLPLPTESHPGSHNAPSYELVHSELTRAQLLGLELAYKLQTMYHLDALASFRCVPADRERDRDRLAECLQALYQLAQGIGRRYVVEVLCMEGNMATLLELLEREKRQLAKDEVGSPGSGGKHKSPIVSYCVDMIDLAVRNADGAGYLAHHGHALLSLVKQHDQFEGSVGAALQELAIYLKPLELHDLFSYVDIGPLVELMKRSVEYVTAFPGDLITALRLVQFLAIPQYDLYEQPYGHAEFKYKYTLLQFYSADGQALLLSVLEKLNLYFDQPAIHASSLASTQGVLLTQILCPTVHILRKLVSYLIECRNTEFRDLTPIEPLLRTYALMQSVPVTAAAAADARQVQREIVRVLVAYTQPAPAEGLDTNNIHRSLWTQMIGELTNFTRHGPNYFLPGLLVLCELLPLPLPLYCHEELSPAEVCQLIKERQLWSAHLHPQSPAIGELIQTICTSSYTPLLVVLSRACLQLADLAPNMTLLISKSIADLIVNEPLLHGGLASTSHARLLSFLAGLVCHPSVKVSLLSILPGRIMDMMVGVLLKPGQTPAHQQTQEHIYVVFQSLFDAEIALMFGDGIDPARQLACSLPPKEIIDTFGAVCAECVTCPEIGVTVLMAALRTMLLLTENDTTFVTLVANLLRRREAWNVVVCKFLHKAKSNPEPFRVLFGLLSEFWRALTEVDNSIIIQGLNLPKRTVTLSIGQLVQLLPLPDRGEVDERRAALVLLEDLIVLFQSKPPGSPSSGSAANGTSTGKILTDNLSMLHGQLSTAVVAGGAAVAAASPSSASGIGSSSSTILTENLSILHGQLSAAAGGAATTAAAAAAAAAAESDEPPPSPETDWGAVTVDPLPQAEGIVTQYGSRSVYVVSDDCAEHHKLCDWLGFTPGEDDLGREQIPCDLQDLAKTCLAGDTNLTADCKRLLHLSASPHSNRDRLTTAPCFRTRRVEVEPSTGRPEKKIFATPLRGRCFSRAPTTRGDLFRSRPPNTSRPPSLHVDDFLALETCGAQPTGPTGYNKLSRDIITIRGSNRSRGGRNYPERGSRPGGGGGGGGGSSGGGGGGGPGGHWHSNTSGSGGGGSGGGGSGGSGGGGSGSGWSSSNASQMHDAGGGGVSSAGKHFGGGGSGVIVSGGHYRESNHFGAQRSRSGRGFNRYSSRLYSRPI; translated from the exons TGATGGTGATCGTCAACCCGAACGAAGTGTTCGTGCAGAAGGAATACCCGGACGATAACAGCGAGGACGCACCGAAGGACCCACGGCCTTACGCTCGCagggcggcagcggcagcagccgccgcaaTCGCCGTAAGTGCCGCAAGTCCACCCGAACCGATCTACGAGCCGCTCGAAAGTGGCAAGAtactgcccggcccggcggactGTGACCTGGCGCCGGACAAGCGCAGCGGAAAGTACCCGCCGTTGCGTTCGTCCGACCCGgtgcagcaggagcagcagtaTGCGTACGAGTCGGTTCGTTCGCCACGGATGCGCCGGCACAGTAACCGTGACGAGTTTTCACGGTCACCCAGCCTGTGCAAGGAGTACGATTCACCACCCGCTCTGGCCAAGCAGCAGGCTCAACACGGCCCACGGGAACCCGAATGGTCACGCAGCCCCGACTACCTGGAGCAACCGGCGAACCAGCATCTGGAGCAGCCACCGCTACCGCCACTGTCGCGATCCCGGCGATTACGCAGCGATTCGTTCGATCGACTGCGCCGCGAACCTTCCTTTGAGCGGTTAGAAAAGGAAGACCGAAGGCGACCCCGGTCGCCGCTTGATTCACCGCGCCGGCCGCGTTCGCCCGATCGGAACGAATCTTCGCCGGATGGGATGGACGAGGAGGAGGTCGAAGACCTGGAGATGCTGgtcgacgaggaggaggacgtGGAGGAAGAGGAAGGCCTGCGGCACAGTTTCCATCGGGGACCGCCGGCAGTGGCGGCACCAATGGCGTCCGGTGGCAAATACGGGCGCGACAAACGAGGCGGAGGTATGCTGATGTCAGGTGGACCAGAAAGCCGATCCCCGGTAAAGCATACACCTTCCGGTGGGTACGGTGGGGGACCGCGCAGCAATGTATCGCAGGGTCCACAGCATCAGGCACAcgggcaccgccaccaccatcatcagcaccagcagtacCACCATCActaccagcaacagcagcagcagcagcagcagcagccgccgccgcaacagcatcagcatcagcaccaccatcagcaccatcatcaccaccatcactaccagcaacagctgcagcagcagcagcagcaggcgttATCCTCTAGCGGAGCGACCACTCCACCGTTACCCTGTGAACCCGTCACTATAACGCCGGTCGCGTCGCCCGTGATAACGTCGAACGAAGAGGACACCGTCTCGGTGACGGAACAGTTCGAGCCGATACTGAGCGACGAGGAGATCCCGGAGGATTACGACTACGACTCGGAGTGCGAGTTCGTTTCGGACTACTGCAAACCATTCAATCCGATCACGACACCGTTGGTGCGCTACGAGCGGCCAGATGAGTGTTCCTTCGGTGTGATCGAACAAAAGATGCTGGCGAGCATCGAACATTTGCTCGCCCAAGAGCGATACGGTCGCAAAGCGACGGAGAATTTCCTCCACGAATCGGCCGAGTGGCGTGAGCGGTTCGTCGACTACGCCGAGCAGCTGGTTCAGCACTTCAGTCAATTGCTGCAGAAGTACGAGGCCCGCGAGAGCTTCTTGCATCTGCTCGAGCAATGGATCGTGGACGGGTGGCCCGGTGTGGAAACGCTGATCAACTGCATACGCATCGGGCTCGACTTTGACCGGGCGATGGTGCAGGTACAGCCGGCGATGAAGCTGCGCCACATGAAGGCCGGCATCCGGCTGGCGGAGTTTGTCGGGCCGTACGAGTGTTTCATGCGTGCGATTTTGCAGCAGGACGACTTCAACCTCTTCGATCGCTTCCTCGGGCTGTACTCGCAAAACTTTATGGCCCTCTCGATCAAGCTGATGATCATCCGCAGCATGTACGCGTGCCTGGATACGCAGTTCGCCCTCAAGTACTTCCTTTCGGCGTCCTACAACGGCTACCAGATTCTGTTGGACTTGCTGCAGGAAAACCCGTCAACGCGCATTGCTTTTGCACTGAAATCGTTGCTCCGTAAAATCACGCTCCACGAAACGGTGGAACTCATCGGAACCACCGTCCCGCAGCTGTACGAGCAACAGCTGAAGGATGCGAACCGGGCAGCTACCGGTACGCCACCGCTACCGGTGCCGGAAACGATGGAACTGCTGCACAGTCTTCTGACCGAGCTAGCAAAAGCGATCTCGTTGAATGAAATTGTCCTGTCGCAACCGAAGCGATTCCTACCCGTTACGGCAAAGTTCGAAATTCACAAAGATTTGTCCTCGCTGACCAACGTGAACCGTACGATTGTGCAATTTTTCCGCACACACCGTTTGCTCGAATCGCTCGTAATGTTGCTCGATCTGAAGGCGACACCCGGCCCGCTCTGCGAAACGATTCTTAACCTGGTGGCGATTCTGCTTAGCAGTCTGCCCAAGCTACGGTACCTCGTCGAACGGGCGCCGATCAGTAACCTGCTGCACAAGTGGCTCTTCCAGCAGCTACCACTGCCCACCGAGTCGCATCCGGGTTCGCACAACGCACCCTCGTACGAGTTGGTGCACTCGGAACTGACACGCGCCCAGCTGCTCGGGTTGGAGTTGGCCTACAAACTGCAAACGATGTACCATCTCGATGCGCTGGCGAGCTTCCGGTGCGTGCCGGCCGATCGGGAGCGTGACAGGGATCGCCTCGCGGAGTGTCTGCAGGCGCTGTATCAGCTTGCGCAAGGTATCGGCCGCCGGTACGTCGTGGAGGTGCTGTGCATGGAAGGGAACATGGCGACActgctcgagctgctcgagcgTGAGAAGCGTCAGCTGGCAAAGGACGAAGTGGGttctccgggctccggggggAAGCATAAGTCGCCCATCGTCAGCTACTGCGTCGATATGATAGACCTCGCGGTACGGAACGCTGACGGTGCTGGTTACCTCGCGCACCACGGTCACGCCCTGCTCAGTCTGGTGAAGCAGCACGACCAGTTCGAAggttcggtcggtgcggcACTGCAGGAGCTCGCCATCTACCTGAAGCCGCTCGAGCTGCACGATCTGTTCTCGTACGTCGACATCGGCCCGCTGGTGGAGCTGATGAAACGAAGTGTCGAGTATGTGACCGCGTTTCCGGGCGATCTCATCACCGCCCTACGCTTGGTGCAGTTCCTCGCCATTCCGCAGTACGATCTGTACGAACAACCGTACGGGCACGCCGAGTTCAAGTACAAATACACGCTGCTGCAGTTTTACTCGGCCGACGGTCAAgcactgctgctgtcggtgttAGAGAAGCTAAACCTCTATTTCGACCAGCCGGCCATTCACGCGTCAAGCTTGGCCAGTACCCAGGGCGTGCTGCTGACGCAGATCCTCTGCCCGACGGTGCACATTTTGCGCAAACTCGTCTCGTACCTGATCGAGTGCCGCAACACGGAGTTCCGGGACCTAACGCCGATCGAGCCGCTGCTGCGGACGTACGCCTTGATGCAGAGCGTGCCCGTGACTGCAGCCGCCGCGGCTGACGCACGGCAGGTGCAGCGCGAGATCGTGCGCGTTCTGGTCGCCTACAcccaaccggcaccggccgagGGGCTCGACACGAACAACATCCACCGGAGCCTGTGGACGCAGATGATCGGGGAGTTGACGAACTTCACGCGCCACGGTCCAAACTACTTCCTGCCcgggttgctggtgctgtgcgagctgttgccgctgccgctgccctTGTACTGCCACGAGGAGCTCAGCCCGGCCGAAGTGTGCCAGCTGATCAAGGAGCGTCAGCTATGGTCGGCCCACCTGCACCCGCAGAGCCCGGCCATCGGAGAGCTTATCCAAACGATCTGCACATCCAGCTACACCCCGCTGCTGGTAGTCCTCAGTCGCGCCTGTCTGCAGCTGGCCGATCTCGCGCCAAACATGACACTGCTCATATCGAAGTCGATTGCCGACTTGATAGTCAACGAGCCGCTGCTGCACGGCGGTCTGGCCAGCACTAGCCACGCCCGGTTGCTGAGCTTTCTGGCCGGGTTGGTTTGCCACCCGTCGGTGAAGGTGTCCCTGCTCTCCATACTCCCCGGTCGTATCATGGACATGATGGTCGGCGTACTGCTGAAGCCCGGCCAAACGCCGGCCCACCAACAAACGCAGGAGCACATCTACGTGGTGTTCCAGAGTCTGTTCGATGCGGAAATTGCACTCATGTTCGGTGACGGCATCGATCCGGCTCGCCAGTTAGCCTGCTCGctgccaccgaaagaaatCATCGACACGTTCGGCGCGGTGTGTGCGGAGTGTGTGACGTGCCCAGAGATTGGCGTCACCGTGCTAATGGCGGCCCTTCGCACAATGCTGTTGTTGACAGAAAACGA CACGACCTTTGTGACACTGGTTGCCAATCTGTTGCGGAGACGCGAAGCCTGGAATGTAGTGGTATGCAAGTTTTTGCACAAAGCGAAGAGCAACCCGGAACCATTCCGGGTGCTGTTTGGTCTGTTGAGCGAGTTTTGGCGGGCGCTTACCGAGGTCGACAATAGTATCATCATCCAGGGGTTGAATTTACCCAAACGCACCGTAACACTTTCCATCGGTCAGCTAGTGCAACTGCTTCCGTTGCCGGATCGTGGTGAAGTGGACGAGCGCCGAGCGGCGCTCGTGCTGCTGGAAGACTTGATCGTTCTGTTTCAAAGCAAACCACCCGGCAGTCCGAGTTCGGGCAGCGCAGCGAACGGTACCTCGACGGGGAAAATTTTGACCGATAATCTAAGCATGTTGCACGGCCAACTATCAACAGCGGTAGTAGCAGGGGGAGCAGCAGTAGCTGCCGCCAGCCCGAGTTCAGCGAGTGGCATCGGTTCGTCTTCAAGTACAATTCTGACTGAGAACCTGAGCATTCTGCACGGCCagctatcagcagcagccggaggagcAGCAactaccgctgctgctgcggcggcagcggcggcggcggaaagcGATGAGCCGCCACCATCCCCAGAGACCGATTGGGGTGCGGTCACGGTCGATCCGTTGCCACAGGCAGAGGGCATCGTCACGCAGTACGGTTCCCGGAGTGTGTACGTGGTGAGCGACGACTGCGCGGAACATCACAAGCTGTGCGACTGGCTCGGTTTTACACCCGGCGAGGACGATCTCGGGCGGGAGCAGATACCGTGCGATTTGCAGGATCTGGCTAAAACCTGCCTAGCCGGGGACACCAATCTGACTGCCGACTGCAAGCGCCTGTTGCATCTATCTGCGTCGCCACACTCGAACCGCGACCGGCTCACGACGGCGCCGTGCTTTAGAACGCGCCGCGTGGAGGTGGAACCCagcaccgggcggccggagAAGAAAATATTCG CTACGCCACTACGCGGACGATGTTTTTCGCGCGCTCCGACCACCCGGGGGGACCTGTTCCGATCGCGGCCCCCGAACACATCTCGACCTCCGTCGCTGCACGTCGATGATTTTCTGGCACTGGAAACGTGCGGCGCTCAGCcaaccggaccgaccggctACAACAAGCTGTCGCGCGACATCATCACGATTCGCGGTTCGAACCGCAGCCGAGGAGGCCGAAACTATCCCGAGCGGGGCAGCcgacccggtggtggtggcggcggcggcggtggttcctCAGGtgggggcggtggtggaggtcCTGGCGGTCACTGGCACAGCAACACAAGCggtagcggtggtggcggtagcggtggcggaggtagtggtggcagtggcggcggtggaagtGGCTCCGGCTGGTCTTCCTCGAATGCCTCGCAGATGCACGATGCGGGAGGCGGAGGCGTTAGCTCGGCCGGCAAACActttggcggtggtggcagcggcgtCATCGTTAGCGGTGGTCACTACCGCGAGAGCAATCACTTCGGTGCGCAGCGGTCCCGCTCGGGCCGTGGCTTCAACCGATACAGCAGTCGGCTGTATTCGCGCCCGATCTAA